The following proteins are co-located in the Scomber scombrus chromosome 2, fScoSco1.1, whole genome shotgun sequence genome:
- the exosc9 gene encoding exosome complex component RRP45 — translation MKDTPLANCERDFLLKAIEEKKRLDGRQTYDYRKIKITFGTDYGCCFVDLGKTRVMAQVSCEIVTPKENRPNEGIMFFNIELSPMASPAFEQGRQSELSVNLNRQLERCLRNSKCIDTESLCVVSGEKVWQIRVDIHMLNHDGNLMDAASIAAITALYHFKRPDVGIQGEEVTVYPPEERDPIPLSIYHMPISVSFSFFQQGTYLLVDPCEREERVMDGLLMIAMNKHREICSIQSSGGIMLLKEQVMRCSKIASVKVSEITELITKALENDKKARKAGGRFGFAESMPQERITALKKDETPVEMTDVTETANDIVQKAEAPPQTVPSPVLPVPGMGQVGLGLQNSWGLEDDEEEEEEDDDSVEEQEEKVTKMEVEQHRKEQSSGDVVEISDSEEEEVIILQPEIPNRGPKNAGSSSDQKGAAKSKKRQTK, via the exons ATGAAGGACACACCGCTGGCCAACTGTGAGCGGGATTTCTTGCTCAAAGCCATcgaagaaaaaaag CGTCTAGATGGACGACAGACCTATGACTACAGAAAGATAAAGATCACGTTTGGGACTGACTATGGATGCTGCTTTGTGGATCTGGGGAAAACCAG GGTCATGGCCCAGGTGTCCTGTGAGATCGTGACCCCTAAAGAGAACCGACCAAACGAGGGAATCATGTTCTTCAACATAGAGCTGTCACCCATGGCCTCACCAGCATTTGAACAGGGCAG ACAGTCTGAGCTGTCAGTGAATCTCAACAGACAGCTAGAGAGATGCTTGAGGAACTCCAAGTGCATCGATACAGAGTCCCTGTGTGTGGTGTCTGGGGAaaag GTGTGGCAGATCAGAGTGGACATTCACATGTTGAATCATGACGGGAACCTGATGGATGCAGCCAGCATCGCTGCCATCACCGCTCTGTACCATTTCAAACGTCCAGATGTGGGCATCCAGGGAGAGGAAGTCACTGTG TACCCTCCAGAAGAGAGAGACCCTATTCCTCTGAGTATCTACCACATGCCCATCAGTGTCAGCTTCTCCTTCTTCCAGCAAGG GACGTATCTGCTGGTGGACCCCTGTGAGCGGGAGGAGCGGGTAATGGACGGCTTGCTGATGATCGCCatgaacaaacacagagaaatctGCTCCATCCAGTCCAGCGGGGGCATCATGTTGCTGAAAGAGCAG GTTATGAGATGCAGTAAAATAGCCAGCGTCAAAGTGTCTGAAATCACAGAACTCATCACCAAAGCCCTGGAGAATGACAAGAAAGCCAG GAAGGCGGGCGGTAGGTTTGGTTTCGCAGAGTCTATGCCGCAGGAGCGAATCACAGCTCTGAAAAAGGACGAGACTCCGGTGGAGATGACAGACGTGACGGAAACGGCCAACGACATCGTCCAGAAAGCCGAGGCCCCGCCTCAGAC GGTGCCGTCTCCAGTGCTTCCCGTCCCTGGCATGGGTCAGGTAGGGTTGGGGCTACAGAACAGCTGGGGACTAGAGGACgacgaagaggaagaggaagaggatgatgacAGTGttgaagagcaggaggagaaagtgACAAAGATGGAAGTGGAGCAACATAGAAAGGAGCAGAGTAGCGGag ATGTGGTTGAGATATCTGacagtgaagaggaggaagttATCATACTACAGCCAGAGATTCCAAACAGAGGTCCCAA AAATGCAGGATCCAGTTCTGACCAGAAGGGAGCAGCAAAGTCcaagaaaagacagacaaaatga